From Candidatus Omnitrophota bacterium, a single genomic window includes:
- the floA gene encoding flotillin-like protein FloA (flotillin-like protein involved in membrane lipid rafts), with product MPVFVIAIVIVATLFLFGYFIPVRLWIAAIAAGVRISIFSLIGMRLRNVDPRIIVPGLIMLHKAGLSIKLDGLEAHYLAGGDVIRVVKALISADKANLDLKFERACAIDLAGRDVLDAVKTSVNPKVIDAPKEGVLAAVAKDGIELKAKARVTVRANIERLVGGATEETIIARVGEGIVTTIGSAESYKNVLENPDLISKTVLAKGLDSGTAFEILSIDIADVDVGKNIGAQLQADQAEADLKVAQAKAETRRALAVAQEQEMKARVQEMRAKVVEAEAEIPKAIAYAFKEGKLGVMDYYSLRNIQADTEMRERIGKPTEEKKKEKD from the coding sequence ATGCCTGTATTTGTCATCGCTATAGTTATTGTAGCAACGCTTTTTCTCTTTGGCTATTTCATTCCCGTGCGACTCTGGATTGCGGCTATTGCCGCAGGAGTAAGAATTTCTATCTTCAGTCTAATCGGCATGCGCCTACGCAATGTTGACCCGCGGATTATTGTTCCCGGTCTAATTATGCTCCATAAAGCTGGGCTTTCTATAAAATTGGATGGATTAGAAGCGCATTATCTTGCAGGCGGAGACGTAATTCGTGTCGTTAAAGCATTAATCTCTGCAGATAAAGCAAATCTCGACTTAAAATTTGAACGGGCCTGTGCTATCGACCTTGCGGGACGGGATGTTTTGGATGCAGTGAAAACTTCAGTAAATCCCAAAGTAATTGATGCCCCTAAAGAAGGAGTTCTGGCAGCAGTCGCCAAAGATGGCATAGAATTAAAGGCAAAAGCACGCGTAACGGTGCGTGCCAATATCGAACGGCTGGTAGGAGGAGCAACTGAGGAAACGATTATCGCCCGTGTTGGGGAAGGAATTGTTACTACCATCGGTTCTGCCGAGAGTTATAAAAATGTTTTAGAGAACCCTGATTTAATTTCTAAAACTGTTTTGGCAAAAGGGTTGGATTCGGGCACTGCTTTTGAGATTCTTTCCATTGATATTGCGGATGTTGATGTAGGGAAAAATATCGGCGCTCAGCTTCAGGCAGACCAGGCAGAAGCAGATTTAAAAGTTGCCCAGGCAAAAGCGGAGACAAGAAGGGCTCTTGCCGTAGCCCAAGAGCAGGAAATGAAAGCACGCGTCCAAGAGATGCGAGCAAAGGTGGTAGAAGCAGAGGCAGAAATTCCTAAAGCAATTGCTTATGCCTTTAAAGAGGGAAAACTGGGAGTAATGGATTATTATTCGCTACGAAACATCCAAGCAGATACGGAGATGCGGGAGCGAATTGGTAAACCGACTGAGGAGAAAAAGAAAGAAAAAGATTAA